The genome window GTCTACCTGTGGTAGATGATAACCCGATAACGGGCAGGTTTTGTCTACCATGACTGAATCAATCGATTGCATCAAGGGGGCTCCTTAAGTTGGCGATGTTTTTGGTCGACACATGCGTATAGATTTCCGTCGTCTTGCTGCTGCCGTGACCGAGGATTTCCTGAATATATCTCAAATCCGTGCCGTGTTCAAGCAGATGGATGGCAAAACTGTGCCGCAAGGTGTGAACCGTTGCCGGCTTTTTGATGCCTGTCTTCTCCAGGGCTGCATGAAATATCTATTGAATGCTTTTTGTCGAGTATTTCCCGCCATCCTGACCCTGAAACAGATACGATTGAGGATTGTACTTTGCTTTATACTCTTTAATGGCCGCAGGCAACTTTTTTAAAAAAAACACCTCAAGACGGTGATGAACAAGTACGGCGCCACCGACCCGGCAGAGTTCTTCGCCGTGGCCGGCGAGACCTTTTTTGAAAACCGCGCCGGCTGCAGCAGCGTCCGGAACGCGCCCTGGATATCTCGCGGCACGCAAAGATGATCCGCGACGCGGCCAAAAGGCGGATCCCTGACATCAATGATTTAACGGATATCGAAAAACGCTACCTTGCCGTCATGAAGAACATCGCCCGGTGCCGCATGGGCCCGGTCCCGAAATTCAGCTGAATCCGGGATCACTTCATGGATTGAAAAGATTTGTGCTGAGGTAGCGATCACCCCTATCCGGCAGGATGGCGACAATCGTTCCCCAACGCAAATCCCGAGCCAGTCGCAGTGCGGCGCAGACAGCGGCCCCGCTCGACATGCCGGCGAAGATGCCTTCCCGCAGGGCCAGGGCCCTGGCGGCATCAAAAGCATCCCGATCATTGACCGTCATTCTCAGGTCAATAAATTCTTTATTGAAAATCTTTGGCACTTCCGATTCTTCCATGTTCTTTAAACCCGGGATGCGATGCCCCTTTTGCGGTTCGACACCGACAATCAGGGTAGTGGGGCTTTGTTCTTTGAAATACTCCGCCACCCCCATGATGGTCCCGCACGAGCCCAGGCCCGCGACAATCGCACGGATCGTTTCGCCGGCCCGGGCAAAAATTTCAGGACCTGTTGTTTCACGGTGGGCGCGGATGTTCTGCGCGTTGGCGAATTGATTCACCAGATAGAAGTTTTCAGGCCGATTTTCGTATATCTCCCGCACCCGGCGAATGGCTCCATCCGTCCCGTCCTCGGCCGGAGTCAATTCCACCTCGGCACCGAACGCCTTGATCATTCCAAGGCGTTCACGGCCGACTCCGGCCGGCATGGCAATTCTTACCCGGTAGCCGCAAGCGGAACCGATCATGGCCAGGGCGATGCCCGTATTCCCGGATGTGGCTTCCAGAATGGTTTGAGACGGATTCAGGCAGCCGGCCCCTTGTGCGGAACGAATCATATAGAGGGCTGCGCGGTCTTTAATTGAACCCCCGGGATTGTTGCCCTCCAATTTGACCAGAACGCGCACCCGGCCGGATTCGCCGTTGAAACGACGCAGGGTCACCAGCGGCGTATTGCCTATGGTTTCTAAAATGTCCATGATGATTGTCTCCCTGTAAACTGCGGATTTCAGCAAGAAAAAAAATGGGATAGGGAGGGTGGATGGGTGTCAGGCGGCGGATTCCGCCCGACAGGGAAACAGACAACGGCCACGAGTCAAAGAGGGATCAATCATGCGTGACGGGCCGTTCATGATGTGTTCATAACAGAATCGGGCCCTGACGTCAAGCCGCTTCCGTCAACAATGTTTGCCGGATTGCGAGATCCGGATACCCCGGCCTCACCTGAACGACATCTCCGCCTCAAAAAATCACAAAGATTACGGGCACCTGTTGACAAATCCGGAAGGATATGCTAGGAGTTGATCATGCTTTTCGATGACGTTCATGCTTGTTCCCGCGCTGAAAGCGTGAATGCTCATACCTCCGCCTTTTATTTCCGCTACTGGGCGGTTCCCTCCGCCCGATAACTACACCTAAACCCATCTACCCTTTTCTCAGGGCGTGATCCATTTATGCGCCGTGAAGATTATTCCGGAGAGGTGCATCTACCATGCATAAGCTTACTATGAAGCCACTGATCAGTACGAATAGAAGCGATGGAATCAATCGTTCCATTCCGGGGGGGCAACTGCCATGAGTCGGGCCAGCCTCTTTTCCCGGGAAGTGGGAGCCCCGCAAAGAACGGAAATTACCATCGGATCCGTGTCCGTGGGGCGGGATTTTCTCTTGATTGCCGGGCCATGCTCGGTGGAAAACGAAAAACAGACCACCGAAACCGCCCGGGAAGTGGCGGCTGCCGGGGCAAACATGTTGCGCGGCGGAGCCTTCAAGCCGCGTACTTCTCCCTATTCCTTTCAGGGTTTGGGAATCAAGGGGTTGCAGATTCTTGCCCGGGCCCGCGAAGAGACCGGGCTTCCCGTGGTAACCGAGGTAATCGATCCGCGCGACGCCGGCTGGGTCAGTGAATACGTCGACATGCTTCAGATCGGCGCCAGGAACATGCAGAATTACTCCCTGCTCCGGGAAGTCGGAAAAATCGGCAAACCGGTACTGCTCAAGCGCGGTATGCAATCGACCCTGGAAGAATGGCTCAACTGCGCCGAATACATACTGGCCGAGGGCAATCCCAACGTCATCCTCTGTGAACGGGGCATCCGTACTTTTGAAAAATTCACGCGCAACACCCTGGACCTGAGCATGGTACCGGCGGTCAAAGAACTTTCTCACCTGCCGGTGATCATTGATCCATCCCACGGCACGGGCAAACGCTCAATGATTGAACCCATGAGCCTGGCCGCCGTGGCGGCCGGCAGTGACGGACTGATGATTGAAGTCCATGTCCATCCGGGCGAAGCCTTAAGTGACGGCGATCAAAGCCTCTATCCTGAACAGTTCGCCCGCCTGGCCGCCAGGATAAGATCTTTAATGCAATTCATGAAAAAAGCGGAACTCGCCGATGAACACTGAAGCATTGCAAATCGACTTCCCCGTGCCTGCCCGCAGCACTTCGATAATCAATTCTGCCGATCCGGGAAGCTTCTTTGCCGGATTGCCCGAAAGAACGGTTTTTATAACCGACCGCCGCGTCAACCACCTGTACGGCCGGTTGCTGCCATCCACATGCCCGCGGCTGGTATTGCCGCCCGGTGAAAAAAGCAAGACGCACAAAACCGTGATGAGGTTGTACCGCGGCCTGGTGCGCCGTCGCATCGACCGCTCTTATCACCTGGTTGGTTTCGGCGGAGGCGTCGTCTGCGACACCGCCGCTTTCGTCGCCGCGACTTACATGCGCGGTATACCTTGCGGACTGGTTCCCACCACCCTGCTGTCCCAGGTCGACGCCGCTCACGGCGGAAAAAACGGAGTCAACTTTATCGGTTTCAAAAACCTGATCGGCACCATCCGCCAACCCACTTTCGTTCTTATCAGTCCGGTATTTCTGAAAACCCTGTCCAACCGTGATCTGGCCTGCGGTTTTTCCGAACTCATTAAAACCGCGGCCGTAGCCGACGCCGAGCTTTTCTCATTCCTGGAAAAAGAACAGTGCTCATTGAAACGCCTTGAAAAAGAAGCCCTGACCCGGGCGGTCATGACTGCCGTGGGCGTAAAAACCGACCTGGTGAAAAAAGACGAATTTGAAAAAGGAATCAGGAAGACACTCAATTTCGGCCACACCCTGGGTCATGCCCTGGAGAGAAGCATCCGTATGGAGCACGGAGCGGCCGTGGCGGTTGGCATGGCCGCGGCGGCGGAAATATCGGAACACCTCGGCCTGTTGTCTGCAAATGAAAAAGAGAGATTGCTGAATGTACTGTCGGCTTTCGATCTGCCATTGCGGATCAACTCAACGCCTGCCGGCCTCTTCCGGGCACTGCGCGCGGACAAAAAGAAAAGTGGATCCCTAATTGACCTGATACTGCTACGAAAAATCGGCCGTGCCGAAATAGTCAGCCTGGATCGTCGCCAGGTGGAGCAATACTACCATGATCTGCACCTGCTTCGGTAAAGGCGATCAACTTCTGCACCCGGGGAGGCTCTCGGGACTGGAGTGCGCGGAAATCAGACTGGATCAGCTCAAGCTCGATGCGGATGCCGTACGCGAACTCTTTTCCCTTCCCCTGCCCACTATCGCCACTTGCCGAATGGGCGCCTTGCCTGCTTCGAAACGGCTCTCCCTGCTGATTGCGGCCGTTGAGTCGGGAGCGGCGTTTGTAGACCTGGACCGCAGCGATGTTCGCACGTTCATACCCGCCCTCGCCCCGGCCATGCGTCGCCGGGATTGCAGACTGATTGTGTCCCATCACGATCACGAGCATACCCCGGGTTTTCACCGGCTGCGCAAGATCGCAATCTCCTGCCTGTATGCCGGTGCAAACCTGGTCAAGATCGCCTGCCGGGTCAATCATCCCTCCGATGCCACACGCCTGATGTCACTTTACAATCTGCGCCATCCGCCACCGTCGAGCCTGCTGGCAATCGGCATGGGTCCTGCGGGAACCTGGACGCGGATTGCAGCCCTGGCGCTCGGGGCGCCCCTTGCCTATGCCGCACCCGATGACGGCAAGGAGACGGCTCCCGGGCAACTGAAGACTTCCACCATGGTTGAATTGCGCCGCATATTGATTTCCGGAGGCTTGGAATGAAGCTTTTCGCCGTGGCCGGCAAACCGGTCTTTCACAGCCTCAGCCCCGAGCTTCACAACCACCTGGCCTCAATTTATGGAAAAGAAATATCCTATACGCGCCTGCGGGTCGAAAACATAAATGAAATACAGTTATTCCTGCAAGCCGGAATATTTTCAGGTTTGAACATCACCGCACCCTGGAAAGAAAAATCCCTGGCCCTTGCCGACTGGATCGATCCGGAGGCTTCGTTTGCGTCCGCAATCAATACACTGCTGTTTGAAGGGTCCCGTAAAAAAGCCTTTAACACCGACATCGACGGTGTTGAAAACAGCCTTGTTTCAGCAGGCATCAGGGTTCGGGAAAGGTCATGCCTGGTTCTTGGTGCCGGCGGCGCCGGACGTGCGGCGATCCGGGCTCTGCAGCGGATGGGCGGCCGCGTCACTATGGCCAACCGCACACACGAACGGGGCCGGGTCGCGGCTGAAAAGCTGGGTTGCCGTCAGGTTCCCTGGACAAAACTGCGGCCCGCCCTGCTGAATAACTCTCTGCTGATCAACGCCACGCCGGCCGCTCAGCCACCTTTTCCGGAATCATGGCTGAATGCGGGAACAACCGTTTTTGATGCCGATTACCGGTTACGCCCCCTGGAAGCCCCGGCTCGAAAACGAAAATGCATATACCTGGCTGGAGATGAGTGGCTTTTTCGCCAGGGGCTGGCCGCTTTTTCCCATTTCCACAAATGCGCGCCGCACGGCGAGGCCTTACAGGCTTTACGCACTGTGTTAAAAAAGCGCAAAAAAAAGAGGACGATTTCCCTGGTCGGCTTCATGGGATGCGGCAAAAGCACCCTGGCTCCCGTGCTGGCGAAACAACTCGGCTATGCCTGCCTGGACGCGGACGCCATCCTGGTGGAACGGACCGGAACATGCATTTCCTCTTTTTTTCGCCGACACGGCGAGCGTGCGTTTCGGAGGCTTGAACGGGAAATCGCCATTGAACTGAGCCGCCGGGAGCACACCGTAATCGCCTGGGGAGGGGGGGTGGTTCTCGACCCGGAATGTCGGTCCCTGCTTCGTCGAAATAGTCATGTGGTATGGCTTTTCCTGCCGACGGAAAACTTTTTGCCGCGCATTTGCGGGGGCAAACGTCCCCTGCTTGGCGGGAACCCGAACGTGGAAACGCTCAGAAAACTATTGGAACAGAGAAATCCGGTTTACGCGCGGAGCGCCGACCTGGTTTTACTCAACGACAAACATCCCGAGGAGGTGGCCCGTGTTATTGCAGATGAAATCGGTCCGTATGTCTGAAATCAACGGCCGGATTGCCGCTCGCCCTTCAAAGAGCGTCATGCAGCGCGTCCTGGCCGCCTCGCTGCTGGCCCCGGGACGCAGCCGCATCCGAAACCCCTCTTTCTGCCGTGATTCCGAGGCGGCCCTTAATGCGGCCCGCACCCTCGGAGCGAAAGTCACGAAAACCCCCGAACTGGTTACGATAGATGGCGGTCTTTCACCCAACCGGCAAGAGATCCACTGCGGAGAAGCCGGCTTGACCCTGAGAATGTTTACTCCCATTGCCGCCCTTTTCGACAAACCCATTAAAATGATCGCCCGCGGCACCCTGAGGCGACGCCCCATGGACGGGATTCAAGAAGTTCTGACTTCCCTGGGATGTTCTTGCACCGTTAACGGAAACCACCCTCCCTTAACCGTGACCGGGCCCATGAGGGGCGGTTGTTGCGAAATCGACGGCAGCCTGACTTCGCAGTTTCTCAGCGGATTGCTGTTCGCCCTGCCCCTGACTCCCGCGGGCGGCTGCATCAGGGTCACCAATCCGCAAAGCCTGCCGTATATCGACCTGACCCTGGAAACGCTGTCGGCTTTCGGCATTCAGGTTGCAAACCAGGACTACCGCCTTTTCCGGGTCCGCCCCAACCAGGTGTATTCACCCGCGGAAGTTGCCGTTGAAGGAGACTGGAGCAGCGCATCCTTTTTCCTGGTGGCCGCGGCCCTGGCCGGCCGGATCGAAATGAGCGGACTGAATCCGGCATCCAGACAGGCCGATAAAGGAATCACGGCGGCTCTGGAGATGTGCGGAGCCCAGGTGAAGTGGACCGGCGGTATTCTCGGAGTAAGAAAATCAAAACTGCGCGGGTTCACCTTCGACGCCACGCAGTCTCCGGACCTCTTCCCCCCCCTGGTTGCCCTGGCCCTCAATTGTTACAGCATTTCGCGGATCAGCGGCGTACGGCGCCTGCGCCACAAGGAATCCGACCGCGGCCGCGTCCTGTTGGAGGAATTCAAACACCTTGGAGCTCGAATGAAAATTGAAAACGACTCGTTGATCATTGAGGGCGGCAAAATTCATGGAGGAGTCGTAAATTCCCGCCACGATCATCGCATTGCCATGGCCGCCGCCTGTGCCGGCCTGAAGACAAAAAAGCCGGTCACCATTGTGGGCTCAGAATGCGTGGCAAAATCGCATCCCGGTTTCTTTTCCGACCTGGCCGCCCTTGGAGGACGGGTCCAGTGAACAGTTTTGGACGAATTTTTCGCATTCACCTGCACGGTGAATCCCACGGTTGGGAAGTGGGCGTAACCATTGACGGCTGCCCGGCCGGCCTGCCCCTGGCTCCAGGCGATTTTCAAACCGATCTCGACCGGAGGCGCAGCGGTATGCCGGGAACCACTGCCAGGCAAGAAGCCGACCTGCCCGAAATCCGCTGCGGGGTTTACAAAAACCGAACCAGCGGCGCACCACTGATGATCTCTTTTCGCAACCGGGATTTCAGAAGCAGCGATTACCTGAACGGACCGAGAGCGCCCCGGCCCGGGCATGCGGATTTCGCCGCAAATGAAAAATTCGCGGGGTGGAACGATCCCCGGGGAGGCGGCATGTTCTCCGGACGCCTCACCCTGGGACTGGTGGCTGCCGGAGTTGTGGCCAAAAAGATCCTGTCTCCCCTGGCAATCCGTGCCGAACTGGTCGCGGTCGCCGGCAGCAGGGATATTCAAAACGCGGTGTCCGCGGTAGAAAAGGCGGGGGACTCTGCGGGCGGACTGCTGGAATGCCGGGCGACCCGGGTTCCAGCGGGTCTGGGTGAACCCTTTTTCGACTCACTCGAATCCCTGATCGCCCACATCGTCTTTGCGATTCCGGGAATCAAGGGCATCGAGTTCGGGGCCGGTTTCGGGTCCGCGGCCATGACCGGCAGCCGATTCAACGACCTCATAGTCAATAAACGCGGGCACACTCAAAGCAACAACAGCGGGGGATGCAACGGGGGAATCAGCAACGGCAACCCGGTTGTTTTCCGCGTGGCCGCCCGGCCCACCGCCAGCATCGCGCGCGGGCAGAATACGTTCAACCCGAACAGCGGCAAACGGGAAGTAATCCACCTGAAAGGCCGCCACGATACCTGTTTCGCCCTGCGCCTGCCGGTTATACTGGAGGCTGTCAGCGCCGTGGTTTTCGCCGACCTGCTCAGCCTTGCGGGAAAAATCACGCCTGTCCGGAGGAAAACATGACCATTGAAAGCAAAACAATCCTGCCGTCCGAAGCGGAATTCAGGAAAGCCGCGAAATCATACAATATCGTACCGGTCAGCCGTGAAATCAGAGCCGATTTTGAGACTCCGCTCTCTATATTTCTCAAGTGCCGGGGCGATTTCCTGTTGGAATCGATCGAAAGGGGAGAGCACGTCGGACGCTACTCCTTCGTTGCCTGCGGCAAAAAAAGCGAAATCGAGTTACGCGGGCGGAGAATCACGATCCGCGAAAAAAACAGTTCTCCGACGACTATCCTGGAGCGGGAAACAACCAATCCCCTGGAGGATATCCGCGCTTACCTGGGTTCACTCAGTTGCCTTGAGTATGAGCATCTGCCGCCCTTTTTTGGCGGGGTGATCGGGTTTCTCGGCTACGAAGCGGCCGCGTATTTCGAAAAAATTCCCATAGCGAAAATTGGACACGATTTTCCGGACGGCTTGCTCGTGATTCCCGAAGTATTGCTGGTTTACGATTCAGTCAAGCGATCGGTATGCATCATTGTACTGGCCGACGGCTTGCCGGAAAAAAAATGCGCTTACCGGAACGCCTGCCGCGTGATCATGGAATACGAAAAACTCCTGGCTGCCCCCATGCCGAATCCCCAGCAAAAAATCATCGGAGAAAAACCACTCATGAAAGCGGAATCCGGTAAAGAAAAATTTATTGGTGGCGTTGAGACCTGCCGGGAACTGATCCGGAAAGGCGAAATCATCCAGGTTGTTTTATCGCAAGGTTTCAGCGCCCGCGTTGAAGGAGATCCTTTCCCGATTTACCAGGCTTTACGAGCCGGTAACCCCTCGCCGTACCTTTTCTATCTCGATTTCGGCTGCTTAATCCTGATCGGTTCATCTCCCGAGATGCTGGTGAAAGTAGAGGGCCGTGAGGTGTTGACCAAACCGATAGCCGGCACGCGGCCGCGCGGAAAAACCATTTCCGATGACAACGAACTGGCCCGCGAACTCCTTGACGACCCCAAAGAACGTGCCGAGCATTTAATGCTGGTGGATCTGGCCCGCAACGACCTGGGCCGGGTCGCCGTCGCCGGCAGTATCGAAGTGGTTGATTTCATGAGTGTGGAACGTTATTCGCACGTCATGCACCTGGTTTCCACGGTCAGGGCGGAACTGGAGGCTGATCGTGATGTTTTTGACCTGATCACCGCCGCGTTCCCCGCGGGCACGCTCAGTGGAGCCCCAAAAATCAGGGCCATGGAGATCATCAGTGAAATCGAGGGCCGACAACGCGGCCCGTACGGCGGCATGGTTTTTTACCTTGGATTCAACGGCAATCTGGACTCCTGCATCACTATCCGCACCATCGTCATCAAGGATCAGCAGGCCATGATCCGAGCGGGAGCCGGTATAGTTCTGGCATCCGATCCGGGTCATGAGTACCGGGAAACCCTGGACAAGGCGGCCGCTCTTTTCCAGGCAA of Candidatus Aminicenantes bacterium contains these proteins:
- the aroB gene encoding 3-dehydroquinate synthase, producing the protein MNTEALQIDFPVPARSTSIINSADPGSFFAGLPERTVFITDRRVNHLYGRLLPSTCPRLVLPPGEKSKTHKTVMRLYRGLVRRRIDRSYHLVGFGGGVVCDTAAFVAATYMRGIPCGLVPTTLLSQVDAAHGGKNGVNFIGFKNLIGTIRQPTFVLISPVFLKTLSNRDLACGFSELIKTAAVADAELFSFLEKEQCSLKRLEKEALTRAVMTAVGVKTDLVKKDEFEKGIRKTLNFGHTLGHALERSIRMEHGAAVAVGMAAAAEISEHLGLLSANEKERLLNVLSAFDLPLRINSTPAGLFRALRADKKKSGSLIDLILLRKIGRAEIVSLDRRQVEQYYHDLHLLR
- the aroF gene encoding 3-deoxy-7-phosphoheptulonate synthase, giving the protein MSRASLFSREVGAPQRTEITIGSVSVGRDFLLIAGPCSVENEKQTTETAREVAAAGANMLRGGAFKPRTSPYSFQGLGIKGLQILARAREETGLPVVTEVIDPRDAGWVSEYVDMLQIGARNMQNYSLLREVGKIGKPVLLKRGMQSTLEEWLNCAEYILAEGNPNVILCERGIRTFEKFTRNTLDLSMVPAVKELSHLPVIIDPSHGTGKRSMIEPMSLAAVAAGSDGLMIEVHVHPGEALSDGDQSLYPEQFARLAARIRSLMQFMKKAELADEH
- a CDS encoding PLP-dependent cysteine synthase family protein; the encoded protein is MDILETIGNTPLVTLRRFNGESGRVRVLVKLEGNNPGGSIKDRAALYMIRSAQGAGCLNPSQTILEATSGNTGIALAMIGSACGYRVRIAMPAGVGRERLGMIKAFGAEVELTPAEDGTDGAIRRVREIYENRPENFYLVNQFANAQNIRAHRETTGPEIFARAGETIRAIVAGLGSCGTIMGVAEYFKEQSPTTLIVGVEPQKGHRIPGLKNMEESEVPKIFNKEFIDLRMTVNDRDAFDAARALALREGIFAGMSSGAAVCAALRLARDLRWGTIVAILPDRGDRYLSTNLFNP
- the aroA gene encoding 3-phosphoshikimate 1-carboxyvinyltransferase, translating into MLLQMKSVRMSEINGRIAARPSKSVMQRVLAASLLAPGRSRIRNPSFCRDSEAALNAARTLGAKVTKTPELVTIDGGLSPNRQEIHCGEAGLTLRMFTPIAALFDKPIKMIARGTLRRRPMDGIQEVLTSLGCSCTVNGNHPPLTVTGPMRGGCCEIDGSLTSQFLSGLLFALPLTPAGGCIRVTNPQSLPYIDLTLETLSAFGIQVANQDYRLFRVRPNQVYSPAEVAVEGDWSSASFFLVAAALAGRIEMSGLNPASRQADKGITAALEMCGAQVKWTGGILGVRKSKLRGFTFDATQSPDLFPPLVALALNCYSISRISGVRRLRHKESDRGRVLLEEFKHLGARMKIENDSLIIEGGKIHGGVVNSRHDHRIAMAAACAGLKTKKPVTIVGSECVAKSHPGFFSDLAALGGRVQ
- a CDS encoding anthranilate synthase component I family protein, yielding MTIESKTILPSEAEFRKAAKSYNIVPVSREIRADFETPLSIFLKCRGDFLLESIERGEHVGRYSFVACGKKSEIELRGRRITIREKNSSPTTILERETTNPLEDIRAYLGSLSCLEYEHLPPFFGGVIGFLGYEAAAYFEKIPIAKIGHDFPDGLLVIPEVLLVYDSVKRSVCIIVLADGLPEKKCAYRNACRVIMEYEKLLAAPMPNPQQKIIGEKPLMKAESGKEKFIGGVETCRELIRKGEIIQVVLSQGFSARVEGDPFPIYQALRAGNPSPYLFYLDFGCLILIGSSPEMLVKVEGREVLTKPIAGTRPRGKTISDDNELARELLDDPKERAEHLMLVDLARNDLGRVAVAGSIEVVDFMSVERYSHVMHLVSTVRAELEADRDVFDLITAAFPAGTLSGAPKIRAMEIISEIEGRQRGPYGGMVFYLGFNGNLDSCITIRTIVIKDQQAMIRAGAGIVLASDPGHEYRETLDKAAALFQAIASAHDQGGN
- a CDS encoding type I 3-dehydroquinate dehydratase encodes the protein MICTCFGKGDQLLHPGRLSGLECAEIRLDQLKLDADAVRELFSLPLPTIATCRMGALPASKRLSLLIAAVESGAAFVDLDRSDVRTFIPALAPAMRRRDCRLIVSHHDHEHTPGFHRLRKIAISCLYAGANLVKIACRVNHPSDATRLMSLYNLRHPPPSSLLAIGMGPAGTWTRIAALALGAPLAYAAPDDGKETAPGQLKTSTMVELRRILISGGLE
- a CDS encoding chorismate synthase, whose translation is MNSFGRIFRIHLHGESHGWEVGVTIDGCPAGLPLAPGDFQTDLDRRRSGMPGTTARQEADLPEIRCGVYKNRTSGAPLMISFRNRDFRSSDYLNGPRAPRPGHADFAANEKFAGWNDPRGGGMFSGRLTLGLVAAGVVAKKILSPLAIRAELVAVAGSRDIQNAVSAVEKAGDSAGGLLECRATRVPAGLGEPFFDSLESLIAHIVFAIPGIKGIEFGAGFGSAAMTGSRFNDLIVNKRGHTQSNNSGGCNGGISNGNPVVFRVAARPTASIARGQNTFNPNSGKREVIHLKGRHDTCFALRLPVILEAVSAVVFADLLSLAGKITPVRRKT